In one Achromobacter spanius genomic region, the following are encoded:
- a CDS encoding TonB-dependent siderophore receptor produces the protein MAFPRAARHTLLASVLLGAILPHLPSSAWAQAAADDQRRAYRIDAGGLNAALLSFGAQAGVLIASDPAVTSGLQSPGVDGVMSVREGLVALLRGTGLEALPERDGYRLVRVPPPGVTQLEPVTVLGRLGVTENTGSFTASSATVGGKTAQALREVPQSVSVITRQEIEDRRLVSLNDVMSATPGIAMFQGAMLSSNYLSRGFAIGNMRVDGGASMYRSFGADDDMAFYDHVEVLRGADGLFGGANEAGGTINLVRKKPTPELQVIAQAEVGSWAYKRTDLDVSGPLTENGKLRGRGVLAYEDKNFFYDVAHSRRTLGYGILEADLTSTTTAFVGASYQKRDSSYQGYGLPRYATGEDLKLPRNTYLSGADDQATRTIVNLFGHVTQQLGGDWSANLDINHENSHQDRFDHYFSGAIDPLTGSGLFDTASDQNEHFKNTSIDLSANGSFGLWGRRHQVVVGASWERFRPSTYGSKPSNRGQAVPDIFEFDPYDYPRDTDFTPMWNQTTDTRQAGVYGSLNMHLADPLHVIVGGRLSRYDYTFTNQTLNAAREVTATSVTQYQDDNVFTPYLAATVDLNDTWTTYASVAETFKSQANSLQGPAPGNPLDPVTGRNYEIGLKGEHLDGKLHSAFAIYQIERKNAAVRDTTYPSSRAGNGATCCFLPNGNIVSKGFDAELSGEVAPGVQLTASYNYNQNRDRNASGGSYQPLTPKHMAKIFATYQLPGELHRWKVGGGVSIQSTTYVSGSAYLRNADGSLSKQSKPYKFTQPGYAIWNAFAQYQISDNWSAQVNVNNLFDKTYYSTVGYLDYGNFYGTPRSAALTLRGRF, from the coding sequence ATGGCCTTTCCCCGAGCCGCCCGCCACACCCTTCTTGCGTCGGTATTGCTTGGCGCAATCCTTCCCCATCTGCCGTCTTCTGCCTGGGCGCAGGCGGCAGCCGACGATCAACGTCGCGCCTATCGCATTGACGCGGGTGGCTTGAATGCCGCCTTGTTGAGCTTCGGCGCGCAGGCTGGAGTGTTGATCGCAAGCGATCCCGCCGTCACGTCGGGTTTGCAGAGTCCGGGCGTGGACGGGGTGATGAGCGTCAGGGAAGGGCTGGTGGCGTTGCTGCGCGGCACGGGTCTGGAGGCGCTGCCCGAGCGTGACGGGTATCGCCTGGTTCGCGTGCCACCGCCCGGCGTGACGCAGCTTGAACCCGTCACCGTGCTGGGCCGCCTGGGCGTGACCGAAAACACCGGTTCTTTCACCGCCAGTTCGGCCACGGTGGGGGGCAAGACGGCGCAAGCGCTGCGCGAGGTGCCGCAAAGCGTGTCGGTGATCACCCGGCAAGAGATCGAAGACCGGCGTCTGGTCAGCCTGAACGACGTGATGAGCGCCACGCCGGGCATCGCGATGTTCCAGGGGGCGATGCTCAGCAGCAACTACCTGTCGCGCGGATTCGCAATCGGCAATATGCGCGTGGATGGCGGGGCGTCGATGTACCGCTCGTTCGGTGCGGACGATGACATGGCGTTCTATGATCACGTCGAAGTGCTGCGCGGTGCTGACGGTCTGTTTGGCGGCGCCAACGAAGCGGGCGGCACGATCAACCTGGTACGCAAGAAACCCACCCCGGAATTGCAGGTCATCGCGCAGGCCGAGGTAGGCAGTTGGGCCTATAAGCGTACGGATCTGGACGTGAGTGGCCCGCTGACGGAAAACGGCAAGTTGCGTGGGCGCGGCGTGCTGGCCTATGAAGACAAGAATTTCTTCTACGATGTGGCGCACAGCCGCCGCACGCTAGGCTACGGGATTCTTGAAGCGGATCTGACCAGCACCACCACGGCCTTTGTCGGGGCCTCTTATCAAAAGCGGGATTCGTCCTATCAGGGCTACGGTTTGCCGCGCTATGCCACCGGCGAGGACCTGAAGCTTCCCCGCAATACCTACCTTAGCGGCGCCGATGATCAGGCGACCCGGACCATCGTCAATCTCTTCGGGCATGTGACGCAGCAGCTTGGAGGCGATTGGAGCGCCAACCTGGACATCAACCATGAAAACTCGCACCAGGACCGTTTCGATCACTATTTCTCCGGCGCGATCGACCCCTTGACGGGCAGCGGGTTGTTCGACACCGCCAGCGACCAGAACGAGCACTTCAAGAACACGTCCATCGACTTATCCGCCAATGGTTCGTTTGGCCTGTGGGGTCGCCGCCACCAGGTGGTGGTGGGCGCCAGTTGGGAACGTTTTCGGCCCAGCACTTATGGTTCCAAACCGTCCAACCGCGGTCAGGCGGTGCCTGACATCTTTGAGTTCGATCCTTACGATTACCCGCGCGACACGGACTTCACGCCGATGTGGAATCAGACCACCGACACGCGGCAGGCCGGCGTGTACGGGTCGCTGAACATGCATCTGGCCGATCCGCTGCATGTGATTGTGGGCGGCCGCCTGAGCCGGTACGACTACACATTCACGAACCAGACCTTGAATGCCGCAAGAGAGGTCACTGCAACCTCGGTGACCCAGTACCAGGACGACAATGTCTTTACGCCCTATCTGGCCGCGACGGTTGATCTGAACGACACCTGGACCACCTACGCCAGCGTGGCCGAAACCTTCAAATCGCAAGCCAACAGCCTGCAAGGCCCGGCGCCCGGTAACCCGCTGGACCCGGTAACCGGCCGCAACTACGAGATCGGCCTGAAGGGCGAGCATCTGGACGGCAAGCTGCATAGCGCGTTCGCCATTTATCAGATCGAGCGCAAGAATGCCGCCGTGCGCGATACGACCTATCCGTCCAGCAGGGCGGGCAACGGCGCGACTTGCTGCTTCCTGCCCAACGGGAACATCGTCAGCAAGGGCTTCGACGCGGAATTAAGCGGGGAAGTGGCGCCGGGCGTCCAACTGACAGCCAGCTACAACTACAACCAGAATCGCGACCGCAATGCGTCGGGAGGCAGCTATCAGCCCCTGACGCCCAAGCACATGGCCAAGATCTTTGCGACCTACCAGTTGCCGGGCGAACTGCATCGCTGGAAAGTGGGCGGCGGCGTCAGCATCCAAAGCACCACCTATGTCAGCGGCAGCGCGTACTTGCGTAATGCCGACGGCAGCCTCAGCAAGCAAAGCAAGCCTTACAAGTTCACGCAGCCCGGCTACGCGATCTGGAATGCGTTTGCCCAATACCAGATCAGCGACAACTGGTCGGCGCAGGTCAACGTGAACAATTTGTTCGACAAGACCTACTACAGCACGGTCGGTTACCTGGACTACGGCAACTTCTACGGGACGCCGCGCAGCGCCGCATTGACCTTGCGCGGCCGCTTCTAA
- a CDS encoding FecR domain-containing protein, with amino-acid sequence MADAAMLSKRAPDGLLVDRKRLAQAADWMARLQGEPSDATVAACLRWRQAHPDNETIWQRMCAMRGDLAARCAVAPPAVAVELIERAAMRRARRDALKWMVTGGAVAGLAWAAEPWERWPVLLADQRTGTGELRTLTLDDGTRIVMGPGTALDLRLDQRPRSLVLRSGEILITSASPNDLGPLSVMTRDGVLTPVGTRYSVRDNGADRGYEIAVFVGAVDIVARADGRVTRVLAGQHTALQALGTGPVLPVAPGADAWTHGMLLADRMPLGDFVAQLARYRTGVLRCDPAIARLEVVGTYPLADSDSILTMLPRVLPVRVHYRTRYWVTLSAAH; translated from the coding sequence ATGGCTGACGCCGCGATGCTGAGCAAGCGTGCCCCGGACGGCCTGCTGGTCGATCGCAAGCGCCTGGCGCAGGCGGCCGACTGGATGGCCCGGCTGCAAGGCGAGCCCAGCGATGCGACGGTGGCCGCCTGTCTGCGCTGGCGGCAGGCGCATCCCGACAACGAAACCATCTGGCAGCGGATGTGCGCCATGCGGGGCGATCTTGCGGCGCGCTGTGCCGTGGCGCCGCCGGCGGTCGCGGTCGAATTGATCGAGCGGGCCGCGATGCGCCGCGCGCGCCGCGACGCGCTCAAGTGGATGGTGACGGGCGGCGCTGTGGCCGGGCTGGCATGGGCCGCCGAACCGTGGGAACGCTGGCCCGTCCTGCTGGCGGATCAGCGCACGGGCACGGGCGAACTGCGCACCCTGACGTTGGATGACGGCACGCGCATCGTCATGGGGCCGGGCACCGCGCTGGACCTGCGCCTGGACCAGCGGCCTCGCTCCCTGGTGCTGCGTTCGGGTGAAATCTTGATCACCAGCGCCAGTCCCAACGACTTGGGCCCGCTGTCGGTGATGACGCGCGACGGCGTGCTGACGCCTGTGGGTACGCGCTATTCCGTGCGCGACAACGGGGCTGACCGAGGCTATGAGATCGCCGTTTTTGTAGGGGCGGTTGATATCGTCGCGCGCGCCGATGGGCGGGTGACTCGGGTGCTGGCAGGCCAGCATACGGCGCTGCAAGCGTTGGGCACCGGTCCGGTGCTGCCGGTGGCGCCGGGCGCGGACGCCTGGACGCATGGCATGTTGTTGGCCGACCGGATGCCGTTAGGCGACTTCGTGGCGCAACTGGCCCGCTACCGGACGGGCGTGCTGCGTTGTGATCCCGCCATCGCGCGGCTGGAAGTGGTGGGCACGTATCCGTTGGCGGACAGCGACAGCATTCTGACGATGCTGCCCCGGGTGTTGCCGGTGCGGGTGCATTACCGCACGCGATATTGGGTGACCCTGAGCGCCGCCCACTGA
- a CDS encoding sigma-70 family RNA polymerase sigma factor has product MSSSSDVMKGQAVEDLYRVHHRWLVTLLRRKTGNVDQAADLAHDTFERVLRDDIRAIIAAPRACLTNIARTLTIGHFRRAAVEAAYCEVLARQPVDVAPSPEEQALVVEAVTAVCAVLDGLSVHVHRVFMLAQVQGLSQPEIARELGISTNAVQKALSKALQHCYLAIYG; this is encoded by the coding sequence GTGTCTTCCTCATCCGATGTTATGAAAGGCCAGGCGGTCGAGGACCTTTATCGCGTCCATCACCGCTGGCTGGTGACACTACTGCGGCGCAAGACGGGTAACGTCGACCAGGCGGCCGACTTGGCGCACGACACCTTCGAACGGGTCTTGCGTGACGATATCCGCGCCATCATCGCGGCGCCGCGCGCCTGCCTGACCAACATTGCTCGCACACTGACCATCGGCCATTTCCGCCGGGCGGCCGTCGAGGCGGCTTATTGCGAGGTGCTGGCGCGCCAGCCCGTCGACGTGGCCCCTTCGCCGGAAGAGCAGGCGCTGGTGGTCGAGGCGGTGACGGCGGTGTGCGCCGTGTTAGATGGCTTGTCGGTGCACGTGCACCGGGTGTTCATGCTGGCGCAGGTGCAAGGTCTGTCGCAGCCCGAGATCGCCCGCGAATTGGGCATTTCCACCAACGCCGTACAGAAAGCCTTGTCCAAGGCCTTGCAGCATTGCTATCTGGCGATCTATGGCTGA
- a CDS encoding helix-turn-helix domain-containing protein, whose protein sequence is MHGNKQSALAQRLRALRQARNWTLKQAAAATGVAASTLSKIENSLLSPTYDNLIKIAAGLDLDVAELFTASDAHMGTGRRSLSREGEGRQYETPYYDHRLLCTALSHKRMMPFHTRVKARSFDEFQDWSRHRGEEFVYVLEGEVMLYTEFYEPARLKAGESFYIDSRMGHRVISLSEADAMVLWVSTHADIEDE, encoded by the coding sequence ATGCACGGCAACAAACAAAGCGCGTTGGCGCAACGGCTGCGGGCCTTGCGCCAAGCGCGCAATTGGACCCTGAAGCAGGCGGCGGCAGCCACCGGCGTTGCCGCGTCCACGCTGTCGAAAATAGAAAACAGCCTGCTGTCGCCCACCTACGACAACCTGATCAAGATCGCCGCGGGCCTGGACCTGGACGTAGCCGAACTCTTCACCGCGTCCGACGCCCACATGGGCACCGGCCGCCGCAGCCTCAGCCGCGAAGGCGAAGGCCGCCAATACGAAACCCCGTACTACGACCACCGCCTGCTGTGCACCGCGCTGTCACACAAGCGCATGATGCCGTTTCACACCCGCGTCAAGGCGCGCTCGTTCGACGAATTCCAGGACTGGAGCCGCCACCGCGGCGAAGAATTCGTCTACGTGCTGGAAGGGGAGGTCATGCTGTACACCGAGTTCTACGAACCGGCGCGTTTGAAGGCGGGCGAAAGCTTCTATATAGACAGCCGCATGGGCCACCGGGTAATCAGCCTGAGCGAGGCGGATGCGATGGTGCTGTGGGTGTCCACGCACGCGGATATCGAGGACGAGTAG